CCAtcgacgccgcctccgcgcaggcccgcgcgctcttttctctcgagGCGGGGGGCACGTCGCGCTTCGCCACcgggcagccgctgcctccgcagtcTGTCTCCGTGCCTGCGCACGTTTCCAGGAGCCGTGAGCGCGGCCGGAAagcctcttcggcggcgtTTCGCCGCTTCGTGGGGTCGGAGATGATAGGGACTCAGGGGCCGTCGTTCCAgccgtccgcgtcttccttcgTGTTGCCgttcgagggcgccgcccgaTACAGAGCCACCCCACACAGCACCGATGTGCATCTGCTCGCTGACACTTACGCAGCGCTTCGCGCGAAAAATATGCACGAAGTCCACCGAACTGAGCGGGGACTGGGAGAAGCAAGTGCCCACTCGCATCCGCCGCCTGGCGAAAaccccgccgctgcgcgagctctcgctctgccgcgTGCGCAAAAAACCCGAGCGGAGAGGACAGCAAGCGAGGCCGGGCGCAAGCCTGAAGACAAGACACTCGGCGAAGCCAGTCCTTCAGAGAAGGGCAGCAGCTCAAGCGATAAACCTGGAGGGGCCCGAAGGCCGGCGAGCCCGCAGGagcgcagggagagaaacCGCCGCGACGGCAAACCAAGTTCATCGCCAGAAAAGCTCAAGAGCGTCGGAAAAAGAGGGCGGATGCACGAAGAAGGACTGCTGAAAAACAAAAACGACCAAGAGACTTTTGCCCTGCCTAGCCAACACAGCCGCACAGAGGACTCGCCGCGGACTCCTACtctcctcggccgcggcggcccgtCCCCagggcctccgcctgcagcttcCATTCTCCACCGCGGGAGCTCCCTGCATTTCCCtccgtctgcttcgccgtctctggcggagacagaggggtGGGGCTGGCACCGCCGCGGCAACTCGCTCGCCGAGGAGAATGCaaacgaggcgacgcagctgcgtgaGGCAAATGCACCGGTTTACTTCTACATCGgtgacgaggacgaggacgggACTGGGTGCAGCACCCGGTCGTTgtcgtcgctggcgagcTGGAAACCGCAGAGGCCGGCCTTCGTGTCGCTAGCCGACAGGCTGCCAGCAGATTCTGGGGCCTGCCTCCCCTGCCCTCCCGCGTTCCTCGAAGATGCCCCTGAGGCGAGTGaagacgcgacgcggcgggctcgcgaGGGAGCGCGGCACAGAAAAGCTTCGTTGCCCGCAGACGCTCCATCGCCTTCGCGGGCACATCAGGCCTCGTCCGCATGGCCCGAAGAAGAGCCggggcgcgtggaggcgacacACGACGTCAGGCGAGTGCAGACGGGCAGGTGGGAGGTGGGAGAGCAACCCACGATCGAGACACGGGACCACAAGGAGGGTCCGGAATATCCAGGCGGTAATGGCCGCTTGCTCGAAAGGCAGATCTCGACTGCTTGCGCCAGCTACCTGCCGCTCCACCagctcgcggccttcttcggcgccacgcgcttcgcggcgctgcagcacgccAGCTACATGAGcctgccgctctctccatttcagcagcgcgagggcaGCCTCACCCTCTCACTCGACCAGCCGGCGGGCTCCCCCGTCaacggcgcggctgcagattCAGCTTCGACCCCACGAGAGGCCGCTTGCGCGCGGACGGACACGAGCCGCCTCAGAGACGTATCGGCGGGAGGCAGAGCGACAgagtcgcctccgcgtggtggcgagggagcagcgggagagagcgacagggAGAGGCGAACGGGCACTGAGTGGCGGCGAccagagagaaggagggagTGCCGAGGCGAAGAACACGCTTCATCGTTGCACGAGCCCGCGTATAACGAAGCAAGCGCAAGCGACTCCGCTGGTAGCCTTCGGTGGCCAGGATATCCAGCCACGCAGACATGCGAACGGAGGTTGGAGAGACTTCGGCAATGCATTGGGGTCTGCTGGGCTCTCGACCCCGTACAGCTTCACGCGTGctcaggcgagcgcgccttGCAGACGGTAGGCGGGAGAGCGTTTGCATTCTGCTGTTGGCAGAGGACGCAGTCGAGGTGCGCGGCTCAGCGGTGGCGATCTCGCGCCGAGTCGGCTCGAGGCGTTTAGTGCTGGCCTGGTAATAAAATATGCGTCTCGGATTCGACTCGAGAGCGCGCAGCCATACACGCAGACACACTGGATGAGGTAAAGGAGAACGTAAATTTGAAGGGGGGGATACGGACGGAGACGGCAGTCAGTTGgcctccacgccgctgcGTTGCAACGAGAAAAAATGTTTGCAGACTCGGGAGTGCGAAGACAAACATGAGGTTGAAAATGCCGCTCGGCTGCGGTACGCCGCCGCATagtccgccgcccgcccttGAGGTCTGGACAGCAGGAGCTGAAGGCGGGAGTATCCAGACCAGAAGCGCAAGGGGCAGCTCTGTAAACGTGCGTCGCGAGCTGTGCGGCAAGAGCAGATGTTGGCATCGGGTGCAGGGCGTAGCATGTCTCTGgacctgccgcgccgcgtgtAGGTGAAAGGCCAGACCTTAACAGAGCAAGCAAGGCTCGGACGAAACCGCTCCACGCTGCCTGCAGACCTCGCGATCTGCCCCACCCTCTCTCCGACTCAACTCTATTTCTTCCACCGGGTCCCGACCTcctttcgcgtctctcaGCAGGCAACTCTGCGTGCTTGGCTTCAATCCTTTATATCCTTTCCTGCTGGCCGGTGATTGGCAGCTGCCTCGCACTTCGTTGCGAGGTGGAGCGATGCGAAAGGCACTCTCCCTGTCGTGTGTCTCCACTTGTTCTGCCGCTGGCTCGTGTCCTCAAACCGTTGCGTCTTTGCGTTTTTCGGGGTCCTCTCTCCTCAGGTGGGCGCAGagctcctctgtctctctccgtccATATGCGCcttctttcgcctctcttcaCCCTTCGCACGCGAGCCGTCTCCGGCGCTGGGGTCGTCTGCCTTCCTGGACGGCACATCTCGGCTCCTCCGCAGTTCCTTGCCGGCGCTGTCCTTCCTGGAGGCACTTGCGCGCGGGTATCACGCCTCAGCTTCCTACCACAACTCCATGCATGCTGCGGACGTGGCGCACATGCTGCGATGTCTGCTGCGCATGCCGGCGCCAAGCAAGCGGCTTCCTCAGACCGGTCCCCGTTGTCCGGCCCCGCCCTGCCCAgcagccgcctcctccgcggcttctggcgcctgcggtgtagcgaggcgcggcgactcAGCATtcgcgcgaagaggcagaaacggcgcccgcgcccgagagaccggcgcaggaggcgacaCGCGGCTGCCGGAGACGGCGCACCAGGAGGTCGCACCAAGTGCGGCTGCGAGTGAAGGCGACGGGACTCTCTGGGGGCTCCTGACACCCGCGCAGAAAgctgcctccgtcgtcgctgctctCGCGCACGACGTTGGTCACCCCGGCACGACGAACGCCTTCGAGGTGAGCTGATGCGTCGCTGGACGTTTCAGCAACGGCGGACCTACGCCTGAGGAAaagcgcgcgcctcggttttccctgcgcgccgcctcgccgtctgcgtgtgtcCGGGGCCCCATGCATTTGGGGACGCGTCCCCCCATGCATTTGGGGACGCGTCCCCCCGCGTGCCGCagcctctctgcctgctcTGTTTCTTTTCAACGGGCTCCGCATCTCGCGACGTTGCGCCTGATGCATGATTGCTTCGtgacagcggcggcgcgagtaTCGGGCGCCAACCAAATGCGTGTGCATCCTCGCTGGCTGACTGCCCGGTGCCGCTTCCACAGCCCTCGCAGCGAGCGTGGCGCAGACCCGTCTGGTGTTGGCAGCGTGCGCTGTCTCTGTGAAGCTCATCGGCGGCGCTAGGCCCCCCACACTCCTGTCAGCGAGAGTCAAGCCTGTGCACTTGGAGAGGCATCCGTACACCAATACAAGTCTGCCTGCATCTGCGAGCCCCTTCAGGCGCCCACACGTTCAgcccgagggcgagcgagcccAGCTGACGATGATGCGCGCGTGCCGAGGCGTCCGCAGACAGAGGggacgcgtctgcgtgaGTCTCCGGGTGCCAGCGTAACGGATTTTCTAGGCGCTGACGCCTCATGCAGGCAGGTGGTCGCCGACCGCGGATTCGGGCCCTGAGTGTGCCGCTGCTTTGTTCAGATGAACCGCCgaagtctcctcgcgctgacGTACAACGACAACTCCGTTCTGGAGCAGTTCCACTCGTCTGTCGCGTTTTTCCTCCTCCATCATCATCAGTTGCTGCTTCCGGTTCTTCCTCAGCCGCCTCCCACGCTTCAGACGACGCCGACATgcacgcccgcgccgccgcgccgaggagatgcccagggcgagccgcccgccGACGGGCCCCCGCCAGCCCCGCCTCGGGGCGAGGGCGCACCGGACAAAAGCgaagccgccggcgacgtgCTGGACGAAGACGTTCCACTCGCCGACCGCAttcaggaggaggaggcgtaCAGAGCCTTCCGCAGAGAAGTGATTGAACTGATCGTGCACACAGACATGAGCAAGCActtctcgctgctcgcgctctTCAAGGTGAAGAGACAGTCTGGAAGCCTCGACGTCACGTAAGTCATTGCGCATTGAGCGAACCCGCAGCGCAACCTTTTTCCGCTCTCCTGGACTGATTCTGTGAGgtgcctcttcgcgcgccgctcaaAGCCGAAGCGCTGCAGGTCATGCACTTGTCCATTTCCGCGGGCACTGGCATTTACACCTTCTCCAAGTGGAGTTGTGTATCGTTTACCGGGGCCTGTATCACAGTGGGGTAGCCGCGTACGCTGAggtgcgcgtcttcgccgcatAGTGGCACCTGCGGCTGTCGGGGAGCCGCGGTCTGCGGCAGTTCCTTCCGTGTTGCTTCTCAACCACCCCGAAAGCGACACGGTCATGTCACTCTCGAGCGTTCCCCCACAGACCGGGAGTCTGAGTTGCAGCGGGGCTTCAGTGCATGTGCCTCATTTCATGTTTTGAGTGTCGGTCTCCTGCGGCCAGCACCAGCGAAGAGGATCGCTCGATGCTGCTGAAGATGCTCCTGAAGGCCGCTGACATTGGCCATGCAGCGAAAGCCTTCGACCTCcatttcttcctctcctgctGCCTCATCGAGGAATTCCACAGGTGCGCCCTCATGCAAcctgcgtgcgcctctgcacgcATGGCCTCCGCCGTCACTCCTCAATGCCCACGGCCTGGTACTTTTCTTCCACTAGTCGCCTGGAGGAAGCCTCACAGCAGAATTGCCTGCGCATCCCCCGTCTGGACCTGCAGTAGGAAGCACGACAGGTGCAGAGCGGATCCCGCTGAGGATGTAAGACTCAGTCACCGCAGCGGAAAGCCTCCTCCCtcagcgtcgctgcagccccgACGCTGAGTTGCATAGACGCGCAGGCTTGCCCGGCTGTCAGATACTCCAGCAGCTCACAGGCAGGGCTAcaccctcgcgccgccggaaacGCGAGGAAGGAGCTCTTCTGGCGCCGGGAGTCTTCAGCGGAGAGGGGCAAGACTTTGCGTCCTCTCTGACTTTACGCGCCTCGTTCCAaactgccgcggcgaggagggaacgCGAAAGAaggggagagagcgaagccgaAAATGGACGTCCACGACTGAGACGCAGCAGGGCTCGCGAAAGGCCTAGCCactccgccctcctccgaGAAAGgacggagagaagagaaggctgAGGACAGAGCCCCGATAAGAtgaaagacgccgcagaaagtggagagagacgagcggcgaagacgagaagagcGCATGCCAAAGCGCCAAAGCGCACGTTGGCATCGCAAACTGAATGGACTGCCTCGCATGTAGGTATCTGTTTGTGGTGTCGCTCAGgcagggagacgaggagagacgccgaggcatGGCCATATCGCCGCTGTGTGATCGGCGCCAGGCACGGAGGCAAATCTTCTCTTCGCAGGCCGGCTTCCTCCAggtgtgtctcctctgtaTTGTCTTTCCGCTCTCCGTCTGTCCTCCCCCATTTCACATcgacgcgcgacggcgctgcctcgcacACTCGCTGCCCCCCTTCGAGCCCTGCGCCTCAGGCCCCtcgtcctctcttctctctacCCAAGCCTTAAACTCTTCACGAGCGCGTACGGTCCGCGGCTGTCACAGCTGTGATCCGAGAATGccgtctttttcttctgtgGGGGGGGCTTtccagccgccgccttcttctcatCGACACATGACCATCGAGCGATATGCATGAGCTTGCGCGCAGCCCGAGTCTCCCCGacgccgcttcgcgcgggCTTGCAGCCGTCGGCGCTGAGTGCTGTCGCCGACAGGCACAGACTTCATTtcgcgagagagcgccagGCTGCTTCTCGGCTTTTCAGCCAGTTGGGCGAAGCGGGTTGCGTCCCTCTCCCCTCCAGGAATCCCGCCGTTCTGCTGCACCCTGTTGCGGCACCGTCTCCTTCCTGTcctcccgcggccgcgggacatgcgtctcctcgtccgtCTTTGCTGGCTTCTGATTTCTGCAGGTCGTCTGCCTCGACTTCTTCGCAGAGCTCGCCCAGGCCGCTGCCGACCTtgcgcgcgaccgcgccgcacAGCACGAGCAACAGAAGACGTATCCAGTCTCGTCGCCGtttcccgcctccgcctcgccccttcgtgacgcgccgcggagtgCGGACGACCcacctcgcaggcggcgttgCGGAGGCCCAGGCGGCGCCCCAgtcgacagcgaggagggcgggaaGGTCCCCGAGGGGGGCCAAATGCCCCGGCAGAGCCTGCCTTCCTCGTTTGCCGCGCTCGGGCTCGAGCCGCGGGTGCGtcggcaggcgcgagggggggaCGCCTCGCAGTTAAGGCGCGCGGGGTTGCTgggcctcgcggcttctGGTTCGCCTGGATCTgttgcgcctcctccgtgtCCTGTTTTTGCATCCGAAGAACTGCCTGACGAGAGACGCAAGCGCCGAGCCCCTGCGCGGTCCCACCCCACGTGTTTTCTCTCGGAAAAAGAGTCGACGAAGCTGCGATTCCCGTCTGCCTCCGGGCCCGTCGCCCTTCCGCCGCagtccgcctctgctgcagctgcggtcgGCTTTTCCTCAGCGCCCCTCCGAGACGCAGGTGCCCCGCCCAGCGCCCCTACGACGGGCCTCTGCGGCAACGaccgcgtcgggcgccaCCGACCCgagcccgcggagacgccggcggctgcggcgggccgggcgcgcgggggggaTCCAGGCCTCGGcgagggcgtctccgcggtcggcgcgcggcgcagggcctTCTCGTTTGGGCTCCTGCAGCCTTCGGCCCTCCGCAGGAAATCCGActcggggggcggcgcggagaagggcggACGAACGTACATGCGGAGCCTGTCGTCTTTTTTTAGAAGCCCGAAGCCGaggaaggaaggcgagcTCGGCGAGGAAAGGGCGAGACAACGCCGCAGCCAGACTctgccttcgtctctcctctctacACCTGCATCGAGGTTCGCGGAGCGCTGGGGAGAGGACGACCGCGGGTATCGTGGAAGGCCTCGAGAAGACGAAcccgaggcgcaggaggaggagggtAACAAGGCCGAAAATGGACAGAAGTCGAGGCAAAGAAGAGAACGCAGCTTGCCGTCTGGGTGTAGCCTCACCGGCGGCGTAGACCTTGACGAAGACGCAAGCGCCACTGAAGCGGAAGGCGGTGGAAGACGGGTTCAAGGTCAAACAtcctgcgaggcggcagcggaccTCAGTGACTTGCGAGGCACCGCGTTCACGCAGGCCGAGACCCATCCAAACAGTGTGAAcgaagcgagagcgacgcgggaCGGAAGACGCcggggcgaagacgacgaaaaaCAGGAAATATCACAAGGGGAAGGAGAGAATGACgatgaggaagacgaggagagaacgTGTGACTGGGATCTCTGTAACGTCTGCCAAAGGCTCAgtcggaggcgaggagaccccGAAGCTCAGCCGTCGGTTTCGCCCCCGCCTTCCCTTCTGCAGAATTGCGTAGAGCAGATTCAACTAAATAAGAGAACCTGGGAGGTATGTCAACCAGTACTGAAATGAGAGTCGCCGAGTCAAACATTTACATACAAAAATATATGCACACCCACTGCAGGGGGCTCCGTTCCAAGCCCTGCTTACGAACCAggcacatgtatatatatatatatatatatatgaatatatatatatatacatacatacagtCACATGAGGATATGTgtttatatgtatgtatcgATATGCGGGACACGAGAGTGATGCctggcgcggaagaagcagcaCATGAATTCGTGACAAATAAGCGTCGCAGCTACAATTCAAGTTTTTTTAACAAGCAAAAAAGCGGCATCGCTCGCTTCTAgtcgaaggcgaagacggtTACAGGCCGCTCGTTAGGCACTCCTTCGGGTTGGACGCATTCTCCCACGGGTGTCGAGGCAGTGCATCTACAAATGCCTTCTGCTCCACCCAGagcgagcgaagagacgcatTCACGCTTGCCCGCGAGACTGCAAGCGGGGAccagcgcccgcgaagaTGAACGCTGCCGCGAGAAGCAGGTCTCCCGGTACCACCGGGCGCCTCTGAGTTCGACGCGAGAACGCATTCTTCGTATCCTATGTCTCTCGCAGGCCATGGTGGAGGGACCCCGGGAGCCGCCGTGTCTCCTCCCCACACAGGCACTGTTCGGGCCCCATCCCCTGGAGGGCGTCGGAGGCCTGGTGCGGAGACACCTGGGAGCTGCGTCTGTACCTGGGGAGCTGGAAAAACAGAATCTGTCTCGCTGGAAATCCTCAGGCAACCAGGCCTAGCTCCGTCGCTGAAACGACTTTCTCTTGACCTTTCGGCCTCTCGAGGTGCCCACGAGTACCGCGTGTGATCTTTCCTGTGTCGTGGATGTTCAGTCTCTTGTTCCTTTAATGTTGACGCGTACCGACTCTCAAACTTTTTGTCACTGCCGTCAGAGTCTTTTtgcctctcgccgctctctggcTTCAATTCTATGCCTCTGCTCTAAGCTTCTCTGCGTGATGTTGGCAAACGACTCTTCCGAACGCTTGTCGCGATTTTCGTTTCTGAACCGCACGCAAACAACGCTGTCTATGATCTACCCTGCACCCCCGTGCTGAGACAGAACGCAGCTGGACGCACGAAGTTTCGGTCCATAGCCCGCCCCTCGTTTCGAATCCGATGTTCTGTAGTGTAAAGCTTCCTTGCATCTCTGAGAAGAGAGGGGGGGTCAGCTCCGCGTCCTTCCGGCCCGCCGGGTGCCTCTGCTCTCCCTTCCTGTGACGCGCCTCAAGTTGCCTCTCACTCGCTAAGTTTCTTTTCCCCGCAAAGCCCCTCCCTGCTGCGCCATTTAACAGgccccgcgacgcgcgcagttccggctgccgctcccttcccccctcgcccccttcccccccggCGCACTACGCGCTCCACTGGGGAAGACAGTTGCCTCATGCTGCGTCTTGGCATCCGCTTTTTTACTTTCGGGGTCTATGACGACGAAAAGCTGCGCCGAGGCGTTTCCAGTGTTCTGTCGAGGCTGCAGTTGCTCCTtttccgccgctgctgcgtaCACCCCTCCTTCCCGTCGCTCACAGACGGAGAGCAGGAATTTTGTGTTTCGTCCGCAATGTCATAGAGCAGCACGCAGCAAACTCggcacgccgccgaggcttGACGAGCGACTCAGGCCCCTAGGCGAAGAGGCACAGACGAAGAGGTAGACTGACAAGCGAAAACGCGAAAGGCGAGACATCTGGCTTCGAACAGGAAAAGGCcggggcgcggcagccggcagagaagcgcaggcagcggaagacAGGCCACTCACGCACAATTCGAGGCTAATATTCACTGCCCCTAGAATATGTTGGCCTACAGGTATGTAGAAGTTAACGTTGTATACATGCGTGGGCGTGCAGAGAGTTGCACCTGGAGAGATAGATAGAAGCAGCAGACAACATGGCGCCCACGGGTAGTCAACCCGCGCGAACGCGACAAGCGAAGActcgaggagagaggaaccGCGACGAGACGAGAGACGCATGAAAACTGATTCGTTTCAGAGAAGGCCGAGAGTcccgctggcgcaggcgccagggTCTCGAAGCACTCGTCGCTCAGTCGGCGATGCGTCGCTTCGCTGAAAAGATGAGAGGAACGCCGCGTTGACGCCGCTGTGGCTCTCCAGCCCCTTTCTGTGTGTGCCTGAGGATGCTAATAGGCTCATCCGTGCCTCCGCTTTCTTAGATTTTCATCGTCTCTCttgcctcgccgtcgcggcgacgaaCTCCTCGACGAGTggcttctgcggcgcttcctctcggcgtcgcgctccctctccgcgcgcccgtctgcccgcgcagaggacgaagagctgCTAGAAGACCTTTTccccgcggacgacgcgcctcctctgtcgccgtcccgcccgcgcgagccgTCGCGCTTCCTGCGGCTCGACGAGCCCGAGGCACCGGAGGCCGTGggagtctccttcgccggTGGGGCCCAGCTCGCGGTCGaacggccgcggctgcggctcccccgccgcgccgatggcctggcctccgccgcggcgccaggtccctcagcctcgcgctcgttGCGCGGGGGGGGTGCTGCGGCCGAAGCCAAAGACTCGAAGGCGAGTTTGGCGTTGACCAGCGACACGCCCTTCATGCcgtcgcatgcgcagagTGCGCTGTAGAATCTGCAATGCGCGTCACACAGCACAAAAAAAAGCGCGCACAGCGTCCTCTCGAAACGAGCGTCTAGCCacggcagcgcggcctccggcCTGCACATCCCTTCGTGAACCGCAGACATTTTCGTTTCTGGTGCCCagccagcccccccccccccccccccccccccccgcgagaCCTGGGGTTGCAAGCGGGCAAGCAGTTTCGTTCGGCGGGAggaggccgcctcgccgcttcaTTGGCTGGTGCGAGTTGTAGCTCACTTTTCAAAAGTGAGTGTGGGCGACTCGAGATCCAGGTCGATTTTCTTGAGGCAGTCTTTGATGACGGCTTTCTGCTTCTGGTACTCCTCCTTCACGTTTTCCACCGCGTCTTCGAAGAGTTCGCGTGGCGTCGAGCCCCCCTGACCAACCATCTGATAGTAGCGCGGGTCGTTCACGACGTGCGCCACGAACTCGCGCCACTCAGTTTTGAAGGTCAACTCGCCTGAAAGGAACTCGGACACGCAGCTCGTGCGTGTAGCCCAAAgccccgcgagccgcgcccgaCGGCCTTGCATGCAGGCCCTGCGCCACCACCAAAGCGACCGCGAACGGCGCTAAGGCCCCCACACGGAGACTAAGGAGCCACACGGCAGCCGCACCCCGCCGAAACCAGGGGCGGGCGTCGCACAGGAGCACGCCTCTAGCCCCGATCGCTGCGCCCAACATTTAAAAAGCTGTGGTTACTTGATATGCTTGAGTTTCGGAAGTCGCGCTCAcctttcttcgccgcctcgtcgaggagggcgcggaaggcgtcgcggcgcttccgctctcgGCGGAACACAACGTGCCGCCGTTTCTTCCGCTCGCCCGCGAAGCCGTGTTCCACCCAGTTCTCCCAGACTCTGCAGGCGAAAAGCGGTCAAAAAGCCACGAACCCAGCGTGTCGTTCTCAGAGGAAAAACCCTACGCccaagagacacacgcgcccCGATCGATGGAGACATGCGCAGCAAAATTTTCGGATTGATTGCTAAATATGTTGTTAAATGTATATTAGTTTTTAAATCTTCCATTGCCTTTGCCTAATAATGAAAATTATTGCTCGAAAACTCTGTTTCAGTTGAGTCACATAACGTTTTCTCACTTGCCGAAGGCATGCGCGCCGCACGAGAGCCGTTTGCGCCGCACCATTCCCCCTTTCCATATCCAAGCATGTAGAggaaggcgtcgcggccAAGCAGTCGCCGAAGACGGCCCTGGGGGCCGTTCCAGGCATAGATCGCACCGCGGAAAGACACGCCCCGAGTCCGacctccccctccctccccgcgCGCTTACTGCAGAATGTCCAACTTGAGCACCGTCGCGAGCTCGGGAATGGCGAAGAGCTCGTCCTTGACTTCCATCCACCTACGACGAAAAACACGGTGCAGAGGCGAATGAAACGAGCCCAGGGCCAACGCCGAGCGCCAGACCCTGAGAGAGAGTCTTGCGTGCGGCTCTTCATCACGATTCCCCCTCCCTCACGCTCCGCTGCCGTGGTCGTTGCCTCCCGCGTTCCTCTAGCGTCATCCCAGCCTTCTCTCCGCTACGCTCGCTcttttctgctgcttctctctgACTTCCTCTCCTGCGAAGAGAGTCATCCCCTGCAGCCAGTTCACGAGTCTTTGCTTCACTCTCTTTGCGTGCGAAAGGCCAGCACTCCCCCTCACCCCCCCTCTAGAGTATTGTCTATGGACACCCGCACACCTCCCCCTCCGGAGTACACTCTATGGATAACAGGCGAGAAAACGTTCATCCGGTGTACTAAACAGTCTTCACGCGAGCAAGCCTCTCATCCATGTATTCCGCACAGACTAACTTCGAGACGGCGGCATCCCACCGCCCACCCTGGagctacctctctaactacACGTTGAGCGCTCGCCCAGGCATAAGATACTTCAGAAGCACAgccctcccctccctcccccccccccccccccccccccccccccgccgctctGGATTCCGggccgcatgcatgcgagtTTCCTTAAACAGCAAGGTCGGCCCTCGCTCGAGCTGTCGCCTTTGGCGTGTCGCAGAGCGCCTCCTCACTTGCGTCGGCAGTCGAATTGAGCGCTGCGCTTTTCGAGGATCTCCTCAACCTGAAAACAAACGCGCCGACGACTCGCAGTGCACTCCAAACCACAAACGAGGAGAGGAATCGAAGGTGCCCAAAGAGAAGGCACGAACTAAACGGCAgagaccgccgcggctcgccgacgacgggctgcggaggcggcaccGCTCGACAAGACCCTGCGCGCAAAAGTGATTTTGATTTTCCGTCGCGCAAACGTGGTGAACGGCGGAGACTCTTGGGAGGATTCAGCGAAGGCTTcagacgcgaagccgcggggCGCCCCGCCAGGGTCCAAAGCGCGAAGGACGCCTCTCACCGTCTCGAcatccttcttcctcttcttcttgta
The Besnoitia besnoiti strain Bb-Ger1 chromosome VIII, whole genome shotgun sequence genome window above contains:
- a CDS encoding hypothetical protein (encoded by transcript BESB_083980), coding for MMLGGGRAGGSGPPGTGGFSFPSASFMPQVLPAAGSGVSGGSPSVIMPPTLMGLGLGLGSPSAPSGSFGAQAAGGDGTPKGDSANNGWTEHVGKDGRKYYYNASTQQSQWEKPECLMTEEEQKVYHKLGWIKYATAEGKEYWFNSYTKKSTWSTPKEVDECLRHLAEEKEEWPKFTNKAEARRWIVKLFELKRFPPRINWENAVKFLEADKRWESFKILTRGERKQSFSEYMSQRQKKSADTTRKKKQEARAAFTEALQKWDDIVPGTTYIMMADKMNEEDWWRSLTEQERDDCFQDYMEEFEKRYRELYKKKRKKDVETVEEILEKRSAQFDCRRKWMEVKDELFAIPELATVLKLDILQVWENWVEHGFAGERKKRRHVVFRRERKRRDAFRALLDEAAKKGELTFKTEWREFVAHVVNDPRYYQMVGQGGSTPRELFEDAVENVKEEYQKQKAVIKDCLKKIDLDLESPTLTFEKFYSALCACDGMKGVSLVNAKLAFESLASAAAPPPRNEREAEGPGAAAEARPSARRGSRSRGRSTASWAPPAKETPTASGASGSSSRRKRDGSRGRDGDRGGASSAGKRSSSSSSSSARADGRAERERDAERKRRRSHSSRSSSPRRRGKRDDENLRKRRHG